One genomic region from Bactrocera tryoni isolate S06 chromosome 3, CSIRO_BtryS06_freeze2, whole genome shotgun sequence encodes:
- the LOC120772891 gene encoding uncharacterized protein LOC120772891 — translation MAALTISRRREVMQKAGWKIDQNDEACYIDIDEPQEEELAENDNNYSEWHTLPDIPLEEIFSYLTYRERYYASLVCKQWYNAFYLPLVWRNFLVDDRTLTRAKYNYYSGWQYCLDHIRTQNCLSRVGKYLRGLEFRPEHSFNNIFQFMTMLSWSMDKGSDVKAPKDLKNVGSRIRSLVYVFPCNMSQANDPEGIKLFGTGGQLLKGLKELLSKLRNLRTLKLIDFVLERFEAKHLLDEVLEACCTKMRVLNLVNVTTTHCPIMHVGLFINLQILTISPQNIDDDALLLLADTKLKHLHLLQNRYTSTHLSISPCSVKAWRQLKRDNPRLKVHLRVESMGDGEVVFQPEAPVCSVTYESPKSKIKTDFVLRMVDHYKNKLSVYGYEMLPRFTSPKPFHNRVDSLMLLIARQCFNLHTLFVREKVSTSTVLLIARTAKNLRRLHVRRFAVIIRCDWPRHPEWSDEFYLWLRHTSRSYEAVEREVSQMLGYKWHFLSDSDYKQLQVDVQIAP, via the exons ATGGCCGCACTTACGATATCCCGACGCCGAGAGGTAATGCAAAAAGCCGGTTGGAAGATCGACCAAAACGATGAGG CATGCTATATAGACATTGATGAACCCCAAGAAGAAGAACTAGCTGAAAACGATAATAACTATTCAGAATGGCATACTTTACCGGATATACCGTTGGAAGAAATCTTCTCATATTTAACCTACAGAGAACGGTATTACGCTAGTTTG GTGTGTAAGCAGTGGTACAACGCTTTCTATCTGCCCCTGGTATGGAGAAACTTTCTGGTCGACGATCGAACACTCACTCGCGCCAAATACAACTATTACTCGGGTTGGCAATATTGTTTGGATCACATACGAACACAGAATTGTCTTTCACGGGTTGGAAAATATCTGCGCGGCCTAGAATTCCGACCGGAGCATAGCTTCAATAATATCTTTCAATTTATGACAATGCTTTCATGGAGTATGGACAAA GGTTCAGATGTGAAAGCACCAAAGGATCTCAAGAATGTTGGCTCACGCATACGCTCGCTCGTCTATGTGTTTCCCTGCAATATGTCGCAAGCCAACGATCCGGAGGGTATTAAATTATTCGGCACTGGTGGCCAACTGCTCAAAGGTCTCAAGGAGCTCTTGTCCAAGTTACGTAATCTGCGTACATTGAAATTAATCGATTTCGTGTTGGAACGTTTCGAGGCGAAGCATTTGCTCGACGAGGTGCTGGAAGCGTGCTGCACGAAGATGCGCGTGCTGAATCTGGTGAATGTCACAACCACACACTGTCCCATAATGCATGTGGGGCTGTTTATCAATCTGCAG ATTCTGACAATTTCGCCACAAAACATCGACGATGACGCGTTGCTGCTTTTGGCCGATACCAAATTGAAGCATTTGCATTTGTTGCAAAACCGTTATACTTCCACCCACCTCTCGATTTCGCCATGTAGCGTGAAGGCGTGGCGGCAGTTGAAACGTGATAATCCGCGGCTGAAGGTGCATCTGCGCGTAGAATCAATGGGCGATGGCGAAGTTGTGTTCCAGCCGGAAGCGCCTGTGTGCAGCGTCACTTACGAATCACCAAAGTCAAAG ATCAAAACCGATTTTGTCCTACGCATGGTGGACcactataaaaataaactcaGCGTTTACGGCTATGAGATGCTGCCGCGTTTTACCAGCCCCAAGCCATTTCACAATCGTGTCGACAGCCTTATGCTGCTAATCGCCCGGCAATGCTTCAATCTGCACACCTTA TTCGTACGCGAGAAAGTGTCCACCTCCACAGTGCTGCTGATCGCGCGTACCGCAAAGAATCTGCGTCGTCTCCACGTACGTCGCTTTGCGGTCATCATACGTTGCGATTGGCCGCGACATCCCGAATGGTCCGATGAGTTCTATTTATGGCTGCGGCACACGTCACGTTCCTATGAGGCGGTGGAACGTGAAGTGTCGCAAATGCTCGGCTACAAGTGGCATTTCCTAAGTGACAGCGACTACAAGCAGCTGCAGGTGGACGTGCAAATAGCGCCGTGA